The Glycine soja cultivar W05 chromosome 6, ASM419377v2, whole genome shotgun sequence genome has a window encoding:
- the LOC114415081 gene encoding uncharacterized protein LOC114415081 — protein MNPSTESDNAIIIDIDSSVKTPSFVENHPNEEKHQLNVPFLLRPSYATHELRNLRRSLQWCALDHSSLVGQLISYVVFIFLTIAVPLFTSLFVHVPSSSSQLDPFNFNKLLQLPQSALAVIAFFTLSRFFPRHGLRQLLFLDVLQDDSTYVRRGYTRELQKAFRYLACMILPSFFVELVHKIIFFSSVEISIPCGTSLNWVVFVLVLVSWVYRTGLFLLACVLFRLTCELQILRFEGLRKLFEGCGSDANMIFREHVRIRRQLWITSHRYRFFIITCLVTITISQLGSLLLVLESKSATTFFNSGDLVICSAVQLCGFFLCLMGAARITHRAQGIVSIATKWHMVVTNASAESEHWKTQMPEGLPSPTASDSDSSDIYISVTTQGPSFQTRQALVTYLQHNYGGITLFGFVVDRGLLHTLFAFEFSMVLWILSMVAV, from the exons ATGAACCCTTCCACAGAATCAGACAACGCCATTATCATCGACATTGATTCCTCTGTCAAAACACCATCGTTTGTCGAAAACCACCCTAACGAAGAAAAACACCAACTCAATGTTCCCTTCCTCCTCCGTCCATCTTATGCGACACACGAACTGCGAAACCTTCGCAGGAGCCTCCAATGGTGTGCTCTCGACCACTCTTCCCTCGTTGGACAGCTCATTTCCTATGTCGTCTTCATATTCCTCACCATCGCTGTCCCTCTCTTCACTTCTCTCTTCGTTCATGTCCCCTCTTCATCTTCTCAACTCGACCCTTTCAACTTCAACAAGCTCCTTCAATTACCGCAATCAGCCCTCGCCGTTATCGCATTCTTCACTCTCTCCCGTTTCTTtccaag GCATGGCCTTAGGCAGCTTCTATTCCTAGATGTGTTACAAGATGACTCAACGTATGTTCGACGTGGGTACACGCGCGAGCTTCAGAAAGCGTTCAGATACTTAGCGTGCATGATATTACCTTCCTTTTTCGTAGAACTTGTTCACAAAATTATCTTCTTTTCTAGCGTCGAAATTTCTATCCCATGTGGGACCTCTCTGAACTGGGTTGTGTTTGTTTTAGTGTTGGTTTCCTGGGTTTACAGAACGGGGTTGTTCTTGTTGGCGTGTGTGCTCTTTAGGCTTACCTGTGAGCTTCAGATACTGAGGTTTGAAGGGCTTCGCAAGCTTTTTGAAGGGTGTGGGTCTGATGCAAACATGATATTTAGAGAGCACGTGAGAATTAGGAGGCAATTGTGGATCACGAGTCATAGGTACAGGTTCTTTATAATTACTTGTTTGGTGACAATCACGATTAGCCAGTTGGGTTCTCTCTTGCTGGTTTTGGAATCCAAATCTGCCACCACCTTCTTCAATTCTGGTGACCTTGTG ATTTGTTCGGCTGTGCAGTTATGTGGGTTCTTCTTGTGCCTTATGGGTGCGGCAAGAATCACACATAGAGCACAAGGGATAGTGTCAATTGCCACAAAGTGGCACATGGTGGTGACCAATGCATCTGCTGAATCTGAACACTGGAAAACCCAGATGCCAGAGGGGCTACCCAGTCCTACTGCCAGTGATTCAGATTCTTCGGACATATACATATCAGTAACCACACAAGGACCTTCTTTCCAAACTAGGCAAGCATTAG TGACGTATTTACAGCACAACTATGGAGGAATAACACTATTTGGGTTTGTGGTTGATCGAGGTTTACTTCATACTCTCTTTGCCTTTGAGTTCTCTATGGTGCTTTGGATTTTGAGTATGGTGGCTGTCTAG